A stretch of the Rhizomicrobium sp. genome encodes the following:
- a CDS encoding mannose-1-phosphate guanylyltransferase/mannose-6-phosphate isomerase: MATHIYPVILSGGSGTRLWPLSRAALPKQLLALNGARTMIQDTVLRAAVPGAEPPLLLCSEGHRFLVADQMQAIDVTPKAIVLEPFGRNTAPAAAVAALLVAAEDPAGVILLLASDHVVTDEDAFRIAVARAVVAAQAGRIVTFGIAPDAPETGYGYIQRGAPLAEAHGVDAVKRFAEKPDRETAQAYLASGDYLWNSGMFVFRADVLLDELARFEPGVVEACKAALAGAAHDLDFVRLAADAFAAAKNISIDYAVMERTDRAAVVPCDMGWSDVGAWSSLWALRTRDANGNVIQGDVLIHDSKDSFVRNEKGLTALVGVKDLVVVVTEDAVLVADKHRAQDVKAIVDQMKLAERPELTEHKVVFRPWGSYQGIDEGDRYQVKQIIVKPGGRLSLQSHTKRAEHWIVVQGTAQVTCDEKVFLLQENQSTFIPLGAKHRLENPGKVPLRLIEVQSGSYLGEDDIMRYDDAYGRAPEQTAAKTAANS, translated from the coding sequence GTGCGCGTACGATGATCCAGGACACGGTTCTGCGCGCCGCGGTGCCGGGCGCCGAGCCGCCGCTCCTGCTGTGCAGCGAAGGCCATCGCTTCCTCGTCGCCGACCAGATGCAGGCGATCGACGTGACGCCGAAGGCCATCGTGCTAGAGCCCTTCGGGCGCAACACCGCGCCGGCCGCAGCGGTGGCAGCGCTTCTCGTCGCGGCGGAGGATCCGGCCGGCGTGATATTGCTGCTCGCTTCCGACCATGTCGTGACCGACGAGGATGCGTTCCGAATTGCCGTCGCGCGCGCCGTCGTGGCCGCGCAGGCCGGGCGCATCGTGACCTTCGGCATCGCGCCTGATGCGCCGGAGACGGGCTACGGCTACATCCAGCGCGGCGCACCGCTGGCCGAGGCGCATGGCGTCGATGCTGTGAAACGCTTCGCCGAAAAGCCGGATCGCGAGACGGCGCAGGCCTATCTCGCATCCGGCGACTATCTCTGGAACAGCGGCATGTTCGTATTCCGCGCCGACGTCCTGCTGGACGAGCTGGCGCGCTTCGAGCCGGGCGTGGTCGAGGCCTGCAAGGCCGCCCTCGCCGGCGCGGCACACGATCTCGATTTCGTGCGTCTCGCCGCCGATGCTTTCGCGGCGGCGAAGAACATCTCCATCGACTACGCGGTCATGGAAAGGACGGATCGTGCGGCTGTGGTTCCCTGCGACATGGGCTGGAGCGATGTCGGTGCCTGGTCGTCGCTCTGGGCGCTGCGCACCCGCGACGCGAACGGCAACGTCATCCAGGGCGACGTCCTGATCCACGACTCGAAGGATTCTTTCGTCCGGAACGAGAAGGGCCTGACCGCGCTGGTCGGGGTGAAGGACCTCGTCGTCGTCGTGACCGAGGACGCGGTGCTGGTCGCCGACAAGCATCGCGCGCAGGACGTGAAGGCGATCGTCGACCAGATGAAGCTCGCCGAACGCCCCGAGCTCACCGAGCACAAGGTCGTGTTCCGTCCCTGGGGCAGCTATCAGGGCATCGACGAGGGCGACCGCTACCAGGTGAAGCAGATCATCGTGAAGCCCGGCGGGCGGCTTTCCCTTCAGAGCCACACCAAGCGGGCCGAGCACTGGATCGTGGTCCAGGGCACGGCGCAGGTCACGTGCGACGAGAAGGTCTTCCTGCTCCAAGAGAACCAGTCGACTTTCATTCCGCTGGGTGCCAAGCACCGGCTGGAAAATCCGGGCAAGGTGCCGCTGCGCTTGATCGAAGTGCAGTCCGGCTCCTATCTCGGCGAGGATGACATCATGCGGTATGACGACGCCTATGGACGGGCGCCCGAGCAGACGGCGGCCAAGACGGCGGCGAACTCGTGA
- the galE gene encoding UDP-glucose 4-epimerase GalE gives MTILVTGGAGYIGSHTVFALLDRGDDVVVLDNLSTGLRGHVGEKAVFVEGEASDQMLVRELIAKHGIDAVIHFAGSIVVPESVAEPLRYYDNNVVTSRALLEACVEGGVKQFIFSSTATVYAEDAPQPLAEGARKAPISPYARSKLMTEWMLEDVSRATDLRHIVLRYFNVCGADPQGRTGQVSRIPTHLIKRASLVALGRIPHLDIFGTDYPTPDGTGVRDYIHVTDLANAHLLALDALRGGSLSTSYNCGYGRGLSVRQVIAAMEGVLGRALPVREGPRRAGDPPTLIADPSRIKTTLGWTPKHDDIAEIVRSALAWERRFNA, from the coding sequence GTGACGATCCTGGTCACCGGCGGGGCCGGCTATATCGGCAGCCATACCGTCTTCGCCCTGCTGGATCGCGGCGACGACGTCGTCGTGCTCGACAATCTGTCGACCGGCCTGCGCGGCCATGTCGGCGAGAAGGCCGTCTTCGTCGAGGGTGAGGCGTCGGACCAGATGCTGGTGCGCGAGCTGATCGCGAAGCACGGCATCGACGCCGTCATCCATTTTGCCGGCTCCATCGTCGTGCCCGAGTCGGTGGCCGAGCCGCTGCGCTATTACGACAACAATGTCGTCACTTCGCGGGCCCTGCTCGAAGCCTGCGTCGAAGGCGGCGTAAAGCAGTTCATCTTCTCGTCCACGGCGACGGTCTATGCCGAGGACGCGCCGCAGCCTCTGGCCGAGGGCGCGCGCAAGGCGCCGATCAGTCCCTATGCCCGTTCCAAGCTGATGACCGAGTGGATGCTGGAGGACGTCTCCCGCGCCACCGATCTGCGCCATATCGTGTTGCGCTATTTCAACGTCTGCGGTGCCGACCCGCAAGGCCGGACCGGGCAAGTCTCCCGGATTCCGACGCATCTCATAAAACGCGCCTCGCTGGTCGCGTTGGGCCGTATTCCGCATCTCGACATCTTCGGGACGGACTACCCCACGCCGGACGGCACCGGGGTGCGCGACTATATCCACGTCACCGACCTCGCGAATGCGCATCTGCTCGCGCTCGACGCCCTTCGCGGCGGCTCGCTGTCCACCTCATACAATTGCGGCTACGGCCGCGGCCTGAGCGTGCGTCAGGTCATTGCCGCGATGGAGGGCGTGCTGGGGCGGGCTTTGCCGGTCCGGGAAGGCCCGCGCCGCGCCGGCGATCCGCCGACGCTGATTGCCGACCCTTCGCGCATCAAGACCACGCTCGGCTGGACGCCCAAGCACGACGACATCGCGGAGATCGTCCGCTCGGCGCTCGCCTGGGAGCGCCGCTTCAACGCCTGA
- a CDS encoding DUF2914 domain-containing protein — translation MSENSTIADFAAPGKAPDEWRMVLVEQGPWKGAVTEGLRQLQTRLYASVDAVLDGQLAEEFPESEGKKVVIQLDCRGLPAKDVMDFFAKFSDGIFQIPRYRAALAETPFAADITFELKTDRAARRLAYLPTRPIKSVMAFAHQYERHLSVASMVGGYAFDSYSFGRIDHATTHLVFVGYLAVAAIAIAISHRLESRPPERQPSERTRTILTAVTQFALGCLLSAFCVFYLRSASLWASWPYLLVLAGIFVGNEFFRKYTTRFTLSLVLYFFAILSYAILVVPVLIAMMGPVPFLGSGVVALIVFWFYADVLTWLGRERFRQVRIYVFGGVLAIFAAVNAFYFLKILPPLPLALSEAGIYHSVKKVGNAYQVVEETQPWTTFWGQPPMLHLAPGDKLYLYAAVFAPGRLATVIVHHWEWFDPATRKWLPQSRVVFPIHGGRDAGYRAYSVKSKPRAGDWRVNITTGDERPLGRVRFAVTFAPPPQPLQTKLLN, via the coding sequence ATGAGTGAGAACAGCACGATCGCCGACTTCGCCGCGCCCGGAAAAGCACCAGACGAATGGCGCATGGTCCTTGTGGAGCAGGGACCGTGGAAAGGCGCCGTGACGGAGGGGCTTCGGCAACTTCAGACCCGCTTATATGCCAGTGTCGATGCCGTCCTGGACGGGCAACTGGCCGAGGAATTCCCGGAATCGGAAGGCAAGAAAGTCGTCATCCAGCTCGATTGCCGCGGCCTGCCGGCCAAGGACGTCATGGACTTCTTCGCGAAGTTCTCCGACGGCATCTTCCAGATCCCGCGCTATAGAGCCGCTCTGGCCGAAACGCCGTTTGCGGCGGACATAACGTTCGAGCTGAAGACGGATCGCGCGGCGCGGCGCCTGGCCTATCTTCCGACCCGGCCCATCAAGAGCGTGATGGCGTTCGCGCACCAGTATGAGCGCCATCTCTCGGTGGCGTCGATGGTGGGCGGCTATGCCTTCGACTCCTATTCCTTCGGCCGGATCGATCACGCGACGACGCATCTGGTGTTCGTCGGCTATCTGGCGGTCGCCGCGATCGCCATCGCGATCTCGCACCGGCTCGAATCGCGCCCCCCGGAAAGGCAGCCGTCGGAGCGTACGCGCACCATCCTGACCGCCGTGACGCAGTTTGCGCTCGGTTGCCTGCTGAGTGCGTTCTGCGTCTTCTACCTGCGAAGCGCCTCGCTGTGGGCGTCGTGGCCCTATCTGCTGGTGCTCGCGGGAATCTTCGTCGGCAACGAATTTTTCCGGAAATACACAACGCGCTTCACGCTTTCGCTGGTGCTCTATTTCTTCGCCATCCTGTCCTACGCCATCCTGGTCGTGCCGGTGCTGATCGCGATGATGGGGCCGGTTCCCTTTCTCGGCAGCGGCGTCGTAGCGTTGATCGTCTTCTGGTTCTACGCCGACGTGCTCACCTGGCTGGGACGCGAGCGGTTCCGCCAGGTTCGGATCTATGTTTTCGGCGGCGTGCTGGCGATTTTCGCCGCGGTGAACGCCTTCTATTTCCTGAAGATACTTCCGCCGCTGCCGCTCGCCTTGAGCGAAGCCGGCATTTACCACTCCGTCAAAAAGGTCGGAAACGCCTATCAGGTGGTGGAGGAGACGCAGCCCTGGACCACGTTCTGGGGACAGCCGCCGATGTTGCATCTCGCACCCGGCGACAAGCTCTATCTCTACGCCGCGGTTTTCGCGCCGGGCCGGCTGGCGACCGTCATCGTGCACCATTGGGAATGGTTCGATCCCGCGACGCGCAAATGGCTTCCGCAGTCCCGTGTGGTCTTTCCGATCCATGGCGGGCGCGATGCCGGCTACCGGGCCTATTCGGTCAAATCCAAGCCCAGGGCGGGCGACTGGCGGGTGAACATCACCACCGGCGATGAACGGCCGCTGGGCCGTGTTCGTTTCGCCGTGACCTTTGCCCCGCCGCCGCAGCCCTTGCAGACCAAGCTCCTCAACTAG
- the cysD gene encoding sulfate adenylyltransferase subunit CysD, whose protein sequence is MSTELPVISHLRRLEAESIHIIREVAAEFANPVMLYSIGKDSSVMLHLAMKAFFPAKPPFPLLHVDTTWKFREMIKFRDETVQRLGLKLLVHVNEDGVKRGINPFASGSALHTQVMKTEGLKQALDQYGFDAAFGGARRDEEKSRAKERVFSFRSANHAWDPKNQRPELWRVYNTRINKGESIRVFPLSNWTELDIWQYILAENIPIVPLYFAKTRPVVERDGTLIMVDDDRMKLKPGEAIEDRLVRFRTLGCYPLTGAIDSDADSLEGIVSEMFTARTSERQGRLIDADEKSSMEKKKKEGYF, encoded by the coding sequence TTGTCCACCGAATTGCCTGTTATTTCTCACCTGCGGCGCCTGGAAGCCGAGAGCATCCACATCATCCGCGAAGTGGCCGCCGAGTTCGCCAATCCGGTGATGCTCTATTCCATCGGCAAGGATTCGTCGGTGATGCTGCATCTGGCGATGAAGGCGTTTTTCCCCGCCAAGCCGCCCTTTCCGCTCCTCCATGTCGACACGACATGGAAATTCCGCGAGATGATCAAGTTTCGCGACGAGACCGTGCAGCGTCTCGGTCTCAAACTGCTGGTCCATGTCAACGAAGACGGCGTGAAGCGCGGCATCAATCCGTTCGCTTCCGGCTCCGCACTGCACACGCAGGTGATGAAGACCGAAGGATTGAAGCAGGCGCTCGACCAATACGGCTTCGATGCCGCTTTCGGCGGCGCGCGCCGCGATGAAGAGAAATCGCGGGCCAAGGAACGCGTCTTCTCGTTCCGCAGCGCCAATCACGCCTGGGATCCGAAGAACCAGCGGCCGGAGCTCTGGCGCGTCTACAACACGCGCATCAACAAGGGCGAGAGCATCCGCGTCTTTCCGCTGTCGAACTGGACCGAGCTCGACATCTGGCAATACATCCTGGCCGAGAACATCCCGATCGTGCCGCTCTACTTCGCCAAGACGCGCCCGGTCGTGGAGCGTGACGGCACGCTCATCATGGTCGACGACGACCGGATGAAGTTGAAGCCGGGCGAGGCGATCGAAGACCGTCTGGTGCGGTTTCGCACCCTGGGCTGCTATCCGCTGACCGGGGCCATCGACTCCGATGCCGACAGCCTCGAAGGCATCGTCAGCGAGATGTTCACTGCGCGCACCTCGGAGCGCCAGGGCCGCCTGATCGACGCCGACGAGAAGTCGTCGATGGAGAAGAAGAAGAAAGAGGGCTACTTCTGA
- the cysN gene encoding sulfate adenylyltransferase subunit CysN, which translates to MNAPTDLHAFLAAQEKKSLLRFLTCGSVDDGKSTLIGRLLYDSKLLFEDHLATLEKDSKKHGTTGDDIDFALLVDGLEAEREQGITIDVAYRFFATDKRKFIVADTPGHEQYTRNMATGASNSELAVILIDARKGVLVQTRRHAYIASLLGIRHVVLAVNKIDLVGFSQATFDAIVHEFSTFSERLGFLTVAAIPISARFGDNVIARSDSTPWYTGPALLEHLETVDVDTALAERPFRFPVQWVNRPNLDFRGFSGTIASGLIKVGDAVAVAKSGRTSTVRRIVTMDGDLAEAAAGAAVTLMLSDEVDVSRGDVLTAPTSRPDVTDQFAAHLLWMAEDELLPGRQYLLKLATSTVPVQITALKHKIDVNTLDQHAAKTLQLNEVGYGNFSTSQPIAVDPYRENRDMGGFILIDRFTNATVGAGMVDFGLRRATNVHWQALDVDKRSRGAQKNQKPAVLWFTGLSGSGKSTIANLVERALYAEGRHTYLLDGDNVRHGLNRDLGFTDADRVENIRRVGEAARLFVDAGLIVLVSFISPFRSERRMARELVGGGEFIEVFVDTPIEVCMQRDPKGLYLKAQAGEIKNFTGISSPYEVPEDPELRIETVNADAATHAANIVAYLRERGFLSPEGGAA; encoded by the coding sequence ATGAACGCGCCCACAGACCTGCACGCGTTCCTCGCGGCGCAGGAGAAGAAATCGCTCCTGCGCTTCCTGACCTGCGGCAGCGTCGACGACGGCAAGTCCACGCTGATCGGCCGTCTGCTTTACGATTCCAAGCTGCTGTTCGAGGACCATCTGGCGACGCTCGAAAAGGATTCGAAGAAGCACGGCACCACCGGCGACGATATCGACTTTGCGCTGCTGGTCGACGGGCTGGAGGCCGAGCGCGAACAGGGCATCACCATCGACGTCGCCTACCGCTTCTTCGCGACCGACAAGCGGAAGTTCATCGTCGCCGACACGCCGGGACACGAACAGTATACCCGCAACATGGCGACCGGCGCATCGAACTCCGAGCTGGCGGTCATCTTGATCGATGCGCGCAAGGGCGTGCTGGTGCAGACGCGGCGCCACGCCTATATCGCGTCGCTGCTGGGCATCCGTCACGTCGTGCTGGCGGTCAACAAGATCGATCTGGTCGGCTTCTCGCAGGCCACGTTCGACGCCATCGTGCACGAGTTCTCGACATTCTCCGAGAGGCTCGGATTCCTCACCGTCGCGGCGATTCCGATCTCGGCGCGCTTCGGCGACAACGTCATTGCCAGGAGCGACAGCACGCCGTGGTACACGGGTCCGGCGCTGCTCGAGCATCTGGAGACGGTCGACGTCGACACGGCGCTGGCTGAGCGTCCGTTCCGGTTTCCGGTGCAGTGGGTGAACCGTCCAAACCTCGATTTCCGAGGCTTTTCCGGCACGATCGCAAGTGGACTGATCAAGGTCGGCGATGCTGTGGCCGTCGCGAAATCCGGCCGCACCAGCACCGTGCGACGCATCGTGACGATGGACGGCGACCTTGCGGAGGCGGCGGCCGGCGCCGCCGTGACGCTGATGCTGTCGGACGAGGTGGACGTTTCGCGCGGCGACGTACTGACCGCGCCGACCTCGCGGCCCGACGTGACCGATCAATTCGCCGCGCACCTGCTGTGGATGGCCGAGGACGAATTGCTGCCGGGACGGCAATATCTCCTCAAGCTCGCCACCTCGACCGTGCCGGTCCAGATCACGGCGCTCAAGCATAAGATCGACGTCAACACGCTGGACCAGCACGCCGCCAAGACGCTGCAGCTCAACGAAGTCGGGTATGGAAACTTCTCGACCTCGCAGCCGATCGCCGTCGATCCCTACCGCGAGAACCGCGACATGGGCGGCTTCATCCTGATCGATCGCTTCACCAACGCGACGGTCGGCGCGGGCATGGTCGATTTCGGCCTCAGGCGCGCGACCAATGTCCACTGGCAGGCGCTCGACGTCGACAAGCGGTCGCGCGGCGCGCAGAAGAACCAGAAGCCGGCGGTCCTGTGGTTCACGGGCCTCTCAGGCTCCGGCAAGTCGACGATCGCAAATCTCGTGGAGCGCGCGCTCTATGCCGAAGGGCGCCACACCTACCTGCTGGACGGCGACAATGTCCGTCATGGCCTCAATCGCGACCTCGGCTTCACCGATGCGGACCGCGTGGAGAACATCCGCCGCGTCGGCGAGGCGGCGAGGTTGTTCGTCGATGCCGGCCTGATCGTCCTGGTCTCGTTCATCTCGCCCTTCCGTTCGGAGCGGCGGATGGCGCGCGAACTGGTCGGCGGCGGCGAGTTCATCGAGGTTTTCGTCGACACGCCGATCGAGGTCTGCATGCAGCGCGATCCGAAAGGACTTTACCTGAAGGCCCAGGCCGGCGAGATCAAGAACTTCACGGGCATCAGCAGCCCCTATGAAGTGCCGGAGGATCCCGAATTGCGGATCGAAACCGTGAATGCCGACGCGGCGACCCATGCGGCGAACATCGTCGCCTATCTGCGTGAGCGCGGCTTCCTTTCGCCCGAAGGCGGAGCGGCTTAG
- a CDS encoding UDP-glucose/GDP-mannose dehydrogenase family protein: MRIAMIGTGYVGLVSGACLSEFGHDVVCVDKIAEKIAALRRGVIPIFEPGLDQVVDTNVKAGRLTFETDIAAATRGADAVFIAVGTPSRRGDGDADLQYVYAAAEEIGAALDGYTVVVTKSTVPVGTSRRVEEIIRRANPGAAFDMASNPEFLREGSAIEDFRRPDRVVVGCDTDRARQVMREIYRPLYLHETPIVFTSRESSELIKYAANAFLATKITFINEMASLCEKVGADVQDVARGIGLDGRIGGKFLHAGPGFGGSCFPKDTLALRKTAQDAGAPTRLVEAVVAVNDARKIAMAEKIEEAFGGVAGKTIAILGLTFKPNTDDMRDAPSLVIVPHLQEKGAIIRAFDPQGAKETRKLLNIELCKDSYDALEGADGVAILTEWNEFRALDIARVKALLKQPLMVDLRNIYNPQQMAAAGFTYVSVGRATVRPQAAAPPAG, encoded by the coding sequence ATGCGCATTGCGATGATCGGCACGGGCTATGTCGGCCTCGTCTCCGGGGCCTGCCTCTCCGAATTCGGCCACGACGTCGTCTGCGTCGACAAGATCGCCGAGAAGATCGCGGCGCTGCGCCGCGGGGTAATTCCGATCTTCGAGCCCGGGCTCGATCAGGTTGTCGACACCAACGTCAAAGCGGGGCGGCTGACCTTCGAGACCGATATCGCGGCGGCGACGCGCGGCGCGGATGCGGTATTCATCGCCGTCGGCACGCCGAGCCGGCGCGGCGATGGCGACGCGGACTTGCAATATGTCTATGCCGCGGCCGAGGAGATCGGTGCCGCGCTGGACGGCTATACGGTCGTCGTGACGAAATCCACGGTTCCGGTCGGAACGAGCCGGAGGGTCGAGGAGATCATCCGCCGCGCGAATCCGGGGGCGGCGTTCGACATGGCATCGAACCCCGAATTCCTTCGCGAAGGATCGGCGATCGAGGATTTCCGGCGGCCCGATCGTGTCGTCGTCGGCTGTGACACCGACCGCGCCCGGCAGGTCATGCGGGAAATCTACCGTCCGCTCTACCTGCACGAGACGCCGATCGTCTTCACCAGCCGCGAGAGCTCCGAGCTGATCAAATACGCCGCCAACGCCTTCCTCGCCACCAAGATCACCTTCATCAACGAAATGGCGAGCCTGTGCGAAAAGGTCGGCGCCGATGTCCAGGACGTGGCGCGCGGCATCGGTCTCGACGGCCGCATCGGCGGCAAATTCCTGCATGCCGGCCCCGGCTTCGGCGGTTCCTGCTTCCCGAAGGACACGCTCGCCCTGCGCAAGACCGCGCAGGACGCCGGTGCACCGACCCGGCTGGTCGAAGCGGTCGTCGCGGTGAACGATGCGCGCAAGATCGCGATGGCCGAGAAGATCGAGGAGGCTTTCGGCGGCGTGGCGGGCAAGACCATCGCGATCCTCGGCCTGACCTTCAAACCCAACACCGACGACATGCGCGACGCACCCAGCCTGGTGATCGTGCCGCACCTCCAGGAGAAGGGCGCGATCATCCGCGCGTTCGATCCGCAGGGCGCCAAGGAGACCCGCAAGCTGCTCAACATCGAGCTCTGCAAGGACTCCTATGACGCGCTGGAGGGCGCGGACGGCGTCGCGATCCTGACGGAGTGGAACGAATTCCGCGCCCTGGACATCGCGCGCGTGAAGGCGCTTCTGAAGCAGCCTTTGATGGTCGATCTGCGCAACATCTACAACCCGCAGCAGATGGCGGCGGCGGGTTTCACCTATGTGAGCGTCGGGCGCGCGACGGTCCGGCCCCAGGCTGCAGCGCCCCCCGCCGGCTAA
- the pseB gene encoding UDP-N-acetylglucosamine 4,6-dehydratase (inverting), which produces MSKPAVALARIPAPLPDEPATPALPPASFRDFSQPWLDLNDKSILVTGGTGSFGKHFLKTVVARYKPRRVIIYSRDELKQSDMQLEFPMTQYPFIRYFIGDVRDRDRLDLALRDVDYIIHAAALKQVPAAEYNPFECIRTNVFGAENIVYAALRRNVKKVIALSTDKAANPVNLYGASKLASDKIFVAANNLSGHDGTKFSVVRYGNVFGSRGSVVPFFRKLMADGADSLPITDPRMTRFWITLTQGVNFVLSSMELMRGGEIYVPKIASTTITDLATLISPKLAQHIVGIRPGEKLHETMIPADDAHWTVDMNDRYVILASFATAAREAYLARGAVPVPEGFSYSSDTNPEALDARGLQTLLQMAYA; this is translated from the coding sequence ATGAGCAAACCCGCCGTCGCCCTGGCGCGCATCCCGGCTCCGCTGCCGGATGAGCCCGCGACACCTGCCTTGCCGCCCGCCTCGTTCCGGGACTTCAGCCAACCTTGGCTCGATCTCAACGACAAGTCGATCCTGGTGACCGGCGGGACAGGCTCTTTCGGCAAGCATTTCCTCAAGACCGTCGTCGCCCGCTACAAGCCGCGCCGCGTCATCATCTATTCCCGCGACGAGCTCAAGCAGTCCGACATGCAGCTCGAATTCCCCATGACGCAATACCCGTTCATCCGCTACTTCATCGGCGATGTCCGCGACCGCGACCGCCTCGATCTGGCCCTTCGCGACGTCGACTACATCATCCACGCCGCTGCGCTGAAGCAGGTTCCGGCCGCGGAATACAATCCCTTCGAGTGCATTCGAACCAACGTATTCGGGGCGGAGAATATCGTCTATGCCGCGCTCCGCCGCAATGTGAAGAAGGTCATCGCGCTCTCCACCGACAAGGCCGCCAATCCCGTCAACCTCTATGGCGCGTCGAAGCTCGCCTCGGACAAGATATTCGTCGCCGCCAACAACCTGTCGGGCCATGACGGCACCAAGTTCTCCGTCGTGCGCTACGGCAATGTGTTCGGATCGCGCGGCTCGGTCGTGCCGTTCTTCCGCAAGCTCATGGCGGACGGGGCTGACAGCCTGCCGATCACCGACCCGCGCATGACGCGCTTCTGGATCACCCTGACGCAGGGTGTGAATTTCGTGCTCTCCAGCATGGAACTGATGCGCGGCGGTGAAATCTATGTGCCGAAGATCGCCTCGACCACGATCACCGATCTCGCGACCTTGATCAGCCCGAAGCTGGCGCAGCATATCGTCGGCATCCGTCCGGGCGAAAAGCTGCACGAGACGATGATCCCGGCGGACGACGCGCACTGGACTGTCGACATGAACGACCGCTATGTCATCCTGGCGAGCTTCGCCACGGCCGCGCGCGAGGCCTATCTGGCGCGGGGCGCCGTACCGGTGCCTGAAGGCTTCTCCTATTCGAGCGATACCAATCCCGAAGCGCTCGACGCCCGCGGTCTCCAGACCCTTCTGCAGATGGCCTATGCCTGA
- the pseC gene encoding UDP-4-amino-4,6-dideoxy-N-acetyl-beta-L-altrosamine transaminase, which yields MPDRDAPVQARNFLPYGRQEIGDADIKAVVEALASDWLTTGPRVGQFERAFAGFCGAAEGVAVNSGTAALHAAMRALKVGPGDEVIVPAITFAASANAAVYEGATPVFCDVEADTLLIDPARVAALITPRTKAIVAVDYGGQPADYDALRTLTKGRNIALVADACHAPGATYKGRPVGTLADVSCFSFHPVKHLTTCEGGMTLTDDPSLAAHMRRFRNHGIDSDHRKRESEGTFAYDMVELGYNYRLPDVQCALGLAQLSRLPQWVARRRAVAGWYAEMLADLDHVGPLGVHSDRKHAYHLYVVRLDLTKLPIDRAKAFAHLRSRGIGANVHYAPVYLHSFYRARGYEPGLCPVAEATYREILTLPMFPAMERSDVARVADVLRELRSL from the coding sequence ATGCCTGATCGCGACGCTCCGGTTCAGGCACGGAATTTCCTGCCCTACGGGCGGCAGGAGATCGGCGATGCCGACATAAAGGCCGTCGTCGAAGCCCTTGCGTCGGACTGGCTGACGACCGGTCCGCGAGTCGGGCAATTCGAAAGGGCATTCGCGGGCTTCTGCGGCGCCGCCGAAGGCGTCGCCGTGAACAGCGGCACGGCCGCCCTGCATGCCGCGATGCGCGCGCTCAAGGTTGGTCCGGGCGACGAGGTCATCGTGCCGGCGATCACCTTTGCCGCATCGGCCAATGCTGCCGTCTACGAAGGCGCCACGCCCGTCTTCTGCGACGTGGAAGCCGACACGCTTCTGATCGATCCTGCACGTGTGGCCGCGCTCATCACGCCCCGGACCAAAGCCATCGTTGCGGTCGACTATGGCGGACAGCCGGCGGACTACGACGCCTTGCGGACGCTGACGAAAGGCAGGAACATCGCGCTGGTTGCCGATGCCTGTCATGCGCCCGGCGCGACCTACAAGGGGCGCCCAGTCGGGACGCTCGCAGACGTAAGCTGTTTTTCCTTCCATCCCGTCAAGCACCTGACCACCTGCGAAGGCGGCATGACGCTGACGGACGATCCGTCGTTGGCCGCTCATATGCGCCGCTTCCGCAACCATGGGATCGACAGCGATCATCGCAAGCGCGAGAGCGAGGGGACCTTCGCCTATGACATGGTCGAGCTGGGCTACAACTACCGGCTGCCCGACGTGCAATGCGCCTTGGGCTTGGCGCAGCTGAGCCGCTTGCCGCAATGGGTCGCGCGGCGCCGCGCCGTTGCGGGATGGTACGCCGAGATGCTGGCGGACCTGGATCATGTCGGGCCACTAGGCGTCCACTCGGACCGAAAGCATGCCTATCACCTTTACGTCGTGCGCCTGGATTTGACGAAATTGCCGATCGACCGGGCGAAGGCGTTTGCGCATTTGCGGTCGCGCGGCATCGGCGCGAACGTGCATTACGCACCGGTCTACCTCCACAGCTTCTATCGTGCGCGGGGCTATGAACCGGGCTTGTGTCCCGTGGCCGAAGCGACATACCGCGAAATCCTCACGCTTCCGATGTTTCCTGCGATGGAGCGATCCGACGTGGCGCGCGTGGCCGATGTGCTGCGCGAGTTGAGAAGCCTCTAG